The Clostridioides difficile genome has a segment encoding these proteins:
- a CDS encoding adenylosuccinate synthase gives MKTVAIVGSQWGDEGKGKVIDYLATQADVVVRGQGGNNAGHTLVVEGKKYALHLIPSGVLNPKTVNIIGNGIVFDPKGFLEELEMFKADNINTENIKISDRAHVIFPYHKELDALSEEARGDLKIGTTKKGIGPCYMDKTERSGIRICDLMDKDKFAIKLKAQIEAKNKLVRNIYGKEELFDFEAIYNEYVGYAEQIKKYVADTSVIVYDAVKAGKKVLFEGAQGTLLDLDLGTYPFVTSSHPISGGFAIGAGIGPNMIKDVVGIVKAYTTRVGEGPFVTEQINETGDKIREQGHEFGVTTGRPRRCGWFDAVIVKYAARVNGLTSISFMLLDVLTGFDKIKVCTSYKMGDKIITDFPASLDDLAKCEPIYEELDGWNEDITQVNNFDDLPENAKKYIAKIEELIGVSVDMVSVGPNRAQTIIRKNIFA, from the coding sequence ATGAAAACAGTTGCAATTGTTGGTTCTCAATGGGGAGATGAAGGTAAAGGTAAAGTTATCGATTATCTTGCTACTCAGGCAGATGTAGTAGTAAGAGGACAAGGTGGAAATAATGCAGGACATACATTAGTTGTTGAAGGCAAAAAATATGCATTACACTTAATACCATCTGGAGTTTTAAATCCAAAGACAGTGAACATAATCGGAAATGGAATAGTATTTGACCCTAAAGGATTCTTAGAAGAATTAGAAATGTTTAAAGCGGATAATATAAATACAGAAAACATAAAAATTAGCGATAGAGCTCATGTTATATTCCCATACCATAAAGAGCTAGATGCATTATCAGAAGAAGCTAGAGGCGATTTAAAGATAGGTACGACAAAAAAAGGTATTGGACCTTGTTACATGGATAAAACAGAAAGATCTGGAATTAGAATATGTGATTTAATGGATAAAGATAAATTTGCCATAAAATTAAAGGCTCAGATAGAAGCTAAAAACAAATTAGTTAGAAACATATATGGAAAAGAAGAATTATTTGATTTTGAAGCTATATATAATGAATATGTTGGGTACGCAGAACAAATAAAAAAATATGTAGCAGATACATCAGTTATTGTATATGATGCAGTAAAAGCAGGTAAAAAAGTGTTATTTGAAGGAGCACAAGGTACTTTATTAGACTTAGACTTAGGAACTTATCCATTTGTTACATCTTCTCATCCAATATCTGGAGGTTTTGCTATTGGTGCAGGTATAGGACCAAATATGATAAAGGATGTTGTTGGTATAGTAAAAGCTTATACTACAAGAGTTGGAGAAGGACCATTCGTTACAGAACAAATAAATGAAACTGGTGATAAGATAAGAGAACAAGGCCATGAATTTGGAGTAACTACTGGTAGACCAAGAAGATGTGGTTGGTTTGATGCTGTTATAGTAAAATATGCAGCTAGAGTTAATGGATTAACTAGTATTTCATTTATGTTATTAGATGTGTTAACGGGATTTGACAAAATCAAAGTTTGTACATCTTATAAGATGGGTGATAAAATAATAACAGATTTCCCAGCTTCGTTAGATGATTTAGCAAAATGTGAACCTATATATGAAGAATTAGATGGATGGAATGAAGATATAACTCAAGTAAATAATTTTGATGACCTTCCAGAAAATGCGAAGAAATATATTGCTAAAATAGAAGAGCTGATTGGAGTAAGTGTAGATATGGTTTCTGTTGGGCCTAATAGAGCTCAAACTATAATAAGAAAAAACATATTTGCTTAG
- a CDS encoding ATP-binding protein, which translates to MNEDKIRKILAKYANKRDKNEQLLEHRKNEVYNRIPEIKSIDNEISKIGLNLAKTVLLNPKSKDEIVNKSKETIESLKLRKEELLVENNISLDYLEIKFQCDSCKDKGFLPNGEKCSCLKQEIVNEAYKMSNLDRILSQENFSNFNLNIFSPKKSPDGEISPRENMLNNLSICENFVHDFKIDNNENLLFYGSTGLGKTYMCNCIAKELLDKGNVVIYQTSFRILDILEDYKFRRDPNNQISEENYKNLFDCDLLIIDDLGTELNNSFTSGEIFNIVNTRLVAGKKIIISTNLTPSQIGNTYTQRILSRILDKFRILEFTGDDLRWERFK; encoded by the coding sequence ATGAATGAAGATAAAATAAGAAAAATACTTGCTAAATATGCAAATAAAAGAGATAAAAATGAACAACTTTTAGAACATAGAAAAAATGAGGTCTATAACAGAATTCCTGAGATAAAGTCTATAGATAATGAGATTTCTAAAATAGGTCTTAACCTAGCTAAAACAGTTCTTTTAAATCCTAAATCTAAAGATGAAATTGTAAATAAGTCTAAGGAGACTATAGAATCTTTAAAATTGAGAAAAGAAGAACTTTTAGTTGAAAATAATATATCTCTTGATTACTTAGAAATAAAGTTTCAATGTGACTCTTGTAAGGACAAAGGGTTTTTACCTAATGGTGAAAAATGTTCTTGCCTAAAACAAGAAATTGTAAATGAGGCTTATAAAATGTCTAATTTAGATAGAATTTTAAGTCAGGAAAATTTTTCGAATTTTAACTTAAACATATTTTCTCCTAAGAAAAGTCCTGATGGAGAAATATCTCCAAGAGAGAATATGTTAAATAATCTAAGTATCTGCGAAAATTTTGTTCATGACTTTAAGATAGATAATAATGAAAACCTACTGTTTTATGGTTCTACTGGACTAGGTAAAACATACATGTGCAACTGTATCGCAAAAGAATTGTTAGACAAAGGCAATGTTGTAATCTATCAAACTTCTTTTAGGATTTTAGATATTCTTGAAGACTATAAATTTAGAAGAGACCCAAACAATCAGATAAGTGAAGAAAATTATAAAAACTTGTTTGATTGTGATTTATTAATAATAGATGACCTTGGTACTGAACTTAATAATTCTTTTACTAGTGGAGAGATTTTCAATATTGTAAACACAAGACTTGTTGCTGGTAAAAAAATTATTATATCAACCAATTTAACACCATCTCAAATAGGAAATACTTACACTCAAAGAATTCTATCTAGGATTTTAGATAAGTTTAGAATTTTAGAATTCACTGGAGACGATTTGAGATGGGAGAGATTCAAATAA